The following are from one region of the Amedibacterium intestinale genome:
- the ribH gene encoding 6,7-dimethyl-8-ribityllumazine synthase → MNTFEGNLVAENIKIGIVVARFNEFITSKLLAGALDNLKRENVGEKDIEVAWVPGAFEIPLIASKMAKSKKYDAIICLGAVIRGSTSHYDYVCSEVSKGIAQISLNTETPVMFGVLTTDTIEQAIERAGSKAGNKGSECAQGAIEMVNLIRALEV, encoded by the coding sequence ATGAACACTTTTGAAGGAAATTTAGTAGCAGAAAATATAAAAATCGGTATTGTTGTAGCAAGATTTAATGAGTTTATAACTTCTAAGCTATTAGCAGGTGCATTAGATAATTTGAAAAGAGAAAATGTTGGTGAAAAGGACATAGAGGTAGCTTGGGTTCCGGGAGCATTTGAAATACCTTTGATAGCGTCTAAAATGGCAAAAAGTAAAAAATATGATGCGATTATTTGTTTGGGAGCAGTTATTCGAGGTAGTACAAGCCATTATGATTATGTGTGTAGTGAGGTATCAAAAGGAATTGCTCAAATCAGTTTAAATACCGAAACACCAGTTATGTTTGGTGTTCTTACGACAGATACGATTGAACAGGCGATAGAACGAGCTGGTAGCAAAGCAGGAAATAAAGGCTCTGAATGTGCACAGGGAGCTATTGAAATGGTAAATCTAATTCGTGCATTAGAGGTATAA
- a CDS encoding replication initiation factor domain-containing protein, with protein MNDKNFIEELRQKREEYGVTQRKLAVACGISRTYFNQIENGTVVPSAELKQTIEKQIERFNPQEPLFLLIDYFRVRFPTTDALKIIREVLQLKADYMLYEDFGKYGYESKYVLGDINIMCSMQEHLGVLLELKGRGCRQMESYLLAQERSWYDFMLDCLTAGGKMKRLDLAINDKAGILDIPKLKEKYKAGECISYFRMQKDYSGTEKCGSDLPKNTGETLYLGSTSSELYMCAYQKNYEQYVKNGIEVEDTEIKNRFEIRMKNERAYYAVVDLLTYRDAERTAFSIINHYVRFVDREDDKPKSQWKTNDDWAWFIGENREPIRLTTKPEPYTLQKALHWLQRQVAPTIKMVQALDRENHTTILKDMIEQAELKDKHKHLLQLEKSTIEERIDTAVPQENDGIF; from the coding sequence ATGAATGATAAAAACTTTATAGAAGAATTAAGACAAAAGCGTGAAGAATATGGAGTAACACAAAGAAAACTTGCTGTTGCCTGTGGTATCAGTCGTACATATTTTAACCAGATAGAGAATGGGACTGTTGTTCCCTCTGCTGAACTAAAACAAACGATAGAAAAACAGATTGAGCGTTTCAATCCGCAAGAACCACTATTTCTGTTGATTGATTACTTCCGTGTCCGCTTTCCTACGACAGACGCATTAAAGATTATTCGTGAAGTATTACAACTAAAAGCCGATTATATGCTTTATGAAGATTTTGGAAAATACGGATATGAAAGCAAATATGTTTTAGGCGACATCAACATCATGTGTTCCATGCAAGAGCATTTAGGTGTTTTATTAGAACTAAAAGGCAGAGGGTGTCGGCAAATGGAAAGTTATCTATTGGCACAGGAACGCTCATGGTATGACTTTATGCTGGATTGTTTAACGGCAGGTGGTAAGATGAAACGACTTGACTTGGCAATCAATGATAAAGCAGGAATATTAGATATTCCAAAGTTAAAGGAAAAATACAAGGCTGGCGAATGTATCTCCTACTTTCGTATGCAGAAAGATTACAGCGGTACGGAAAAATGTGGTAGCGATTTACCAAAGAATACAGGAGAAACCTTATATCTCGGTTCAACCAGTAGTGAGTTATATATGTGTGCCTATCAGAAAAATTACGAGCAGTATGTCAAAAATGGCATAGAAGTTGAAGATACAGAAATCAAGAACCGTTTTGAAATACGCATGAAGAATGAACGAGCCTATTATGCGGTTGTAGATTTACTGACCTATCGGGACGCTGAACGCACCGCTTTTTCTATCATCAATCATTATGTCCGCTTTGTTGATAGAGAAGATGATAAACCGAAAAGTCAATGGAAAACAAATGATGATTGGGCATGGTTTATAGGGGAAAATAGAGAGCCGATACGATTAACGACTAAACCAGAACCTTATACTTTACAAAAGGCATTACATTGGTTACAAAGACAGGTTGCACCAACCATAAAAATGGTACAAGCATTAGACAGAGAAAATCATACAACGATACTGA
- the ribE gene encoding riboflavin synthase, which yields MFTGIIEEIGKVERIQKDTCNCKLSIKASKILEDIHLGDSIAVNGICLTVTCFTRQSFTVDVMNETWNRTALSLLRHGSLVNLERAMPMNGRLGGHIVTGHIDGTGRISSVRRDKNAVWYQINTQREILNLIVEKGSIAIDGISLTVAKVSKADFSVSVIPHTLEQTILKNKQVGDMVNLENDILGKYVQKLIDNSNETELSKELLCRYGF from the coding sequence ATGTTTACAGGAATAATAGAAGAAATCGGTAAAGTAGAAAGAATACAGAAAGATACTTGTAACTGTAAACTATCCATTAAAGCTTCAAAAATATTAGAGGATATACATTTAGGCGACAGCATAGCAGTCAATGGTATCTGCCTTACAGTTACTTGTTTCACTCGACAATCTTTTACAGTTGATGTGATGAATGAAACATGGAACAGAACGGCTCTTAGCCTGTTAAGACATGGAAGCCTTGTGAATTTAGAAAGAGCTATGCCTATGAATGGCAGGTTGGGCGGTCACATTGTTACGGGGCATATTGATGGGACAGGCAGAATATCGTCTGTGCGTAGAGACAAAAATGCGGTGTGGTATCAAATCAATACGCAAAGAGAAATCTTAAATCTAATTGTTGAAAAAGGTTCGATTGCTATTGACGGTATTAGTCTTACTGTCGCAAAAGTATCGAAAGCAGATTTTTCGGTATCCGTTATCCCTCATACTTTGGAGCAAACAATTCTCAAGAATAAACAAGTCGGGGATATGGTAAACCTTGAAAATGATATATTAGGGAAATATGTGCAGAAACTCATAGACAACAGCAATGAAACAGAGTTGTCGAAAGAGTTGTTATGCCGATACGGATTTTAG
- a CDS encoding bifunctional 3,4-dihydroxy-2-butanone-4-phosphate synthase/GTP cyclohydrolase II, producing MKYQKIKEALQALQEGKLVLVMDDKERENEGDLICSAQFATTENVNFMATYAKGLICMPMSESLANRLMLSPMVEDNTDNHETAFTVSIDYKDTTTGISAEERGLTARMCVTENVNPFDFRRPGHMFPLIAKNGGALERNGHTEATVDLLRLAGLKECGLCCEIMNENGKMMRTPDLIQFSQTHHIPTLTIKELQEYRKVYDLLVECVSVVEMPTKYGNFKAHCYINKLNGEHHVALVMGDLNNGNDVLCRVHSECLTGDAFGSLRCDCGQQLDKAMKMIAENGSGVLLYMRQEGRGIGLVNKLKAYHLQDNGMDTLDANLALGFQGDLREYYIGAQILRDLGIKSLHLLTNNPDKVYQLEDYGMKISSRVPIEIEANPYDSFYLKTKKDRMGHILNMEEK from the coding sequence ATGAAATATCAAAAAATAAAAGAGGCATTGCAGGCGTTACAAGAGGGAAAACTTGTTTTGGTTATGGACGATAAAGAGAGAGAAAATGAGGGGGATTTAATTTGTTCGGCACAATTTGCGACAACAGAAAATGTTAATTTTATGGCGACTTATGCAAAAGGCTTAATCTGTATGCCTATGAGTGAAAGTCTGGCTAACAGGCTCATGCTTTCCCCTATGGTTGAAGATAATACAGATAACCATGAAACTGCCTTTACAGTTTCTATTGATTATAAGGATACTACAACAGGTATTTCTGCCGAAGAAAGAGGATTAACGGCTCGTATGTGTGTGACTGAGAATGTAAATCCCTTTGACTTTCGTAGACCGGGGCACATGTTTCCTCTGATTGCAAAGAACGGAGGTGCTTTGGAAAGAAATGGACATACAGAAGCAACGGTTGACCTATTGAGGTTGGCTGGCTTAAAAGAATGTGGCTTATGTTGCGAAATTATGAATGAAAACGGGAAAATGATGAGAACACCTGATTTAATTCAGTTTTCTCAAACACACCATATACCTACCCTCACAATTAAAGAATTACAGGAATACAGAAAAGTATATGATTTGCTTGTAGAATGTGTTTCGGTTGTAGAAATGCCTACAAAATATGGGAATTTCAAAGCACATTGTTATATCAATAAATTGAATGGAGAACATCATGTTGCATTGGTTATGGGAGATTTGAATAATGGAAACGATGTGCTATGTCGTGTCCACTCAGAGTGCTTAACAGGAGATGCCTTTGGCTCTTTACGCTGTGATTGTGGACAGCAGTTAGATAAAGCAATGAAAATGATTGCAGAAAATGGTTCTGGTGTATTGCTTTATATGCGACAAGAGGGACGAGGTATCGGGCTTGTCAATAAACTAAAAGCCTATCATTTACAGGATAACGGTATGGATACACTTGACGCCAACCTTGCATTAGGATTTCAAGGCGATTTAAGAGAATATTATATCGGTGCACAGATTTTAAGAGATTTGGGAATAAAATCATTGCATTTACTTACAAATAATCCTGATAAAGTTTATCAGTTAGAAGATTATGGAATGAAAATTTCAAGCAGAGTACCGATTGAAATAGAAGCAAATCCTTATGATAGTTTTTATCTAAAGACAAAGAAAGACCGAATGGGACACATTTTGAATATGGAGGAAAAATAA